DNA sequence from the Sylvia atricapilla isolate bSylAtr1 chromosome 27, bSylAtr1.pri, whole genome shotgun sequence genome:
GGTGTGAGCCTCCACCCTCCGCTGCCGGGATGTTTCCATCTGGCTGACACGGCCCCGGCACCCCTGGGAACCACGAGCCCACCTCACAGCCCAAGCGTGCGGCTGAGCTGCCTCCACCCCGCAGCTCTCGGGTGAAATCGTTCCTCTCTTAACCAAAACTGTGTCCAGCACCATTTTCCAGCAGTGAGAGGGGCAGACGATGTTATTTTACACCTCTGACTGTATCAGTTACTACATGAGTAACTGGttctgctgagcacagcctcCAGCATGGCTCGGCACCCCAGGTCCCATCACACCTGTGGCATTTACAGGTCCCAGAGGTGATGGGTACTGACAGCTCCAGCGCTCATTGCCAccctcagccagctctgctggttACTTCCAGCTCTGTTATCATGGCTGACAGACTGGACACTTAAtaactgacattttaaaaacttcaataAATCTTTAAGCACCAGAGGCTCATTTCTTGGTGCCAGAAGctccttccctgagcctcccctgccCACTCTTGGGGTGTAATTCATCAGTAAATGAAGAACCAAGTGAGACAGACACACCAAGGCACTGGAGAATGCTCCAAACCTGTTCCAGACCAAAATAACCAAGCCAGGAGCAGAATAAATCAGCCTCCAAACCTGTACCAGTTGTTTTCCCATCTGTTTTCTCAGACGAGGTGGTTTCCAGAGCTCCTCCAAGCTCAGAGACCTGCCTGGACCAACACAGCCCCTCAACAGCCCAGACACAGGCCAGTGGGATTCCCAtttcccaaggcagcagctccagggcagcactgggacaTGGATGAGGTGTGAAGGGACTATTCAAGTGTATTCTTAGATGAATCCATTACCCAATCCACTTatggaaaataagatttttggATGGCCCCAGGAGGTATCTCTCTGCAGATTTCTTTAAGAACATGACTTTGCCTGCCCTCAAGTCAGGACATCATcatcatttaaatattttattcatttattgaCAATTCTTTGGTTTTGAAAACTAAGCCGTTGAAAAGCAAGCTTGTCACAAAATTGGAAATTGATAAAGACAGCCACAAATGTCCTAAAAATGTCGGACTTAAAAATGTCAGGGCAGCAGTGTAACCTTCTCTTTGTTCTCTGGGAATTCTCTCactcccttcccctccttttccctctcttttgtGGACCCAGGAGCTTGGCCCTTGGGGCTGATCCTTGGTGGAACTGCAGCCTCCCTCACAGGAGGAGCACTGGTCACATTGTGACGCAGCTGTTCACTGGGGGAGAGCCTACATGCACCTTTCTCATGTTGGGGCTCTGGGAAACATCCTAAACCTGCTTTAGAGCTCCACACATAACAGCAAAAGAGTTCTCCTCAACCCCAGGGATAGCAAGATCCTGAATTACCACTTCCACAGTGCTCTGGATGCTCAGGCACAGTGCAGGCTGATTTATCCCTGTCCAGACTCACCCTTAGTGGgaaaaatgaatataaatttcTTAGTTTGTACCTTAAAATTCAGGGAGGAAATAATTGAGCCAAAAGAATTCAGAGGGAGGGATGAATTCCAGTATTTCTTGACCCTCAGCTCTCCAGCCTTCCCTCAGGGAAGTGATTGGATCACCAGAGACAACACGAAAGCAACACAGCTCTCAAACCACACAAGGGATGGAGAAAGTCCATCAGAACACTCCTAACTATGGGatacaaaaatactttgcaaaGACTAAACCTGCACTCAGCAAAGCCGTTACCAAACCCCtctccagcacagggacagtgacacagctgcGGGGGCACGGGGAGATTCACAGAACTGTTGTAAAAACCGGCTTCAAAGGGATGGCAGCTGCTCAGGGTGTGGAGCAGCACCTCCCGAgggctgtcctgctgcaggtgtgGCTCTCACACACCTGTCTTGGGTCTCACCTGTCCACAGCCAGCCAGGGCCACCCTGTGGGGACACGGATGGCATGGCCAcatgtcctgctgcaggagcaaggcagaggcacaacacacagcacagcttcatCCTCGTCCTCGGCACCCATCAGAAAGGAGGAGTTTCCAGCAATGAAAATTGGGATTTCCCCTAGGCCACATGGATGTGCCAACCAGTGACCTCACTGGGTATCCCAAAAATATGTACtgttaaaaaatcccaaccccaaATGGGTctcatttcttgttttcctcttactgagtaactttaaagaaaatcagcagtggggtaagaaaaatgaaagtgtgCCACACTCTCATTAGGGCTTAGGGGAAAAGCTTTAAGGAGGAATTAATAatccctcccttttcctgccctcattttccttgttttggtGATGAGCCACTGGGAGGCCATTGGGATTATAACTAGGAAAAGCTCCTCCAACCCACCTCTGACTGTACATCTGAATGAGCAGGGGAATTGGCATGAAAACCTTTTCTGCTGACTTAAAGCAAACtctataaaaacaaacacaagttaaaaattgaaaacatcATAAATGGCTCtgaaatttcacaaaaataaagtTCATATCAAAACCAGTCTCTGCTTCTGGTGTTTCCCACGGTCCCACTcaccacagcagccaggcagagatGCTACAGAACACTGAATTATTGGgaaagacaaatttaaaaaggTGTCACCTCCTCGTGACACACTTAAAACTGGcctaaaaaaaatactgaagaaatttCATTATACTAATTAAAACGCCAACCAACCAAGCCTCCCCTCCAATGGAAAACACAGCCTTTGACCTTGGAGAACCGGTCCTTTCACTTGAGCACGACTCTGTGCTCTCCCCGAGCTATGTGTGAGGAGAACTCGTACCGGTCGTGGCTCCGGTAGCCGCAGACGTTGCACTCGAAGGGGTCGCGGAAGCCGTGGCAGCCCATGTGGATGGTGAACATCACGTAATCCAGGAAGAGCACGCGGCAGTGGTCGCAGCGGTACACCCCGATGGCCTCCCCTTCCTTGTTGATGACCTTGAAGGCGTCGCGTGGGCAGATGGCGGGTGGCTTGATGATGTCGTAGGGCCTCGGGAAATCCTTCAGGGCCTGGAGGCCGTTGCGGGTCGGAGCTGAGATCACCTGGCTCTGGTGGAAGGTGGGGTTGGGCCTCTCCTCGTGGTTGCTGTCAGTGTCTGTGGAGTCGTGGCCGCTGTTGTTTGGGGAAAGGCCCCTGTCGGATGACAGGCTCTTGTCCCTGAGGTGGCCGTGGCTCTTCTCGGCCTCCAGCACGGTGCCGTTGGGGACATCAGCGCGGGGCAGTGGCAGCGGGTACAGGCTGCTGATGACAGGCACCATCTCGGCCGTGGGGGCCGGCGGGGTCTGCACGAGCGGGCGCAGAGCCTCGGCCCCGAGGTAGGTGATGGCGTTGTTGATGGCCTGGTCCATCATGCGCCCGTGCATCATCTCGCTCTCCTTTTCGTACAGGAAACTGGAGTTGTAATTGACATCGAAGGTGGGTCGTTTCTCGCCTGCAAGAGATGAGAGGTGATCATTACCTGGGTGGGTAAAGAACTGTTTGAACACTGTGATGACTTTTCTAAAGGGCAGAAATCTCTGGGAATGGGGCATGATATGTTCTCTGCTGAAAGAGGCTGCTCTTAGACACAAATAGctagggtttgttttttttttttttttttttttttaaatattgttttaaacCTCAGGCTTAGGAGCAAACCAGTCTAATAGAGGAGGTGGTGAGGGTACTTTCTGAGAAATTCATCTTGGATGAGTCCTTGGACATTGAAGTCAGTTTTCCCCACTGTCCTTTGACAACTTCAGCTTCCTCTGCACCTGGCTTCTTGGACCTCTACACAGGTATTCAGGAAATCTAATACTGGCAGatataaatacagatataaaCACCTCACAGTTAAGGTCACTTGATACGGGGTtagtgaaaagaaatgttttcctctggGTGTGCTGGAATTTGCAAAGCTCTGGACTGGACAGAAGTGGAGGAGAATGCACCTGAAATTCTGCTCACACCTCTCTGGGCATCACAGTGCAACTCCTGtcctctgtgccagctgcaagGTGGAAATAAACTGCACCCCAAAAACACTAAAGGCATTTTGGAGGTGAATGTCTAGAAATAAGTAACTGAATTCTGTGGTTACTAAAACCATAAACTTGTTcatagcttaaaaaaatacaaaaaaagaccaGATGAAAGGTTTCACGTGCAAGTGACTCGCAAACATTAGATCCACGAATCTCTTAGTTACGGTAACTAGACTGGTGCAGATGTTTATCAGTCACCTGTCAACACCGTGACTCAATGTGTATGAAACTCGTGGGGTTTcactgcagaggcagaaaacCAGGAGCTCACGTTTCTCTTCTAAAACACTCCAAAAGGTTAACGAACCACAAGAGTATAACTGCTTCCAGCCCGCAGCACCACTCGTCGTCCAGCTTCAcatggaaggaaacaaaatgccTCAGGACTTTTGGGTGACTCATAAAACCAGCTCCAGGCAAGTGAAAGATGTGAATAAATTGGAaattcaaaaagagaaaaaaaaaaaggcaacaaaaccaaaaatacacaAGACACCCTAAAAATTTTGGTGTTAAGATTCACTGTTGCAAAGTAAGATAAAAAACCACGATGTATGATCATAGGCTTGTGGAATATCCCgagttggaaggggcccacCAGGACCATTGAGTCCAAGTCCTGAATGATCACGGAGAGTCTCGCAGTGCTCTGTGATTCCACTGTCGTGGATTTTAAAGTCCCCCAGGAAAAGGCTCTGAAGAGGGGCCTGGTGCAGAGCTGAAGAGTCAAATGCAGGGTCTGGTGGTCCCTGCCCTTCTATGGGACTTGTACTGGTGCACACGAGGCAGTTACTGGTGatggaaatgtgaaaaataaagtgGGTGAGACTCCTGGTGCTTGTCCGaatctctgcagagccctccaaTTTGAATAAAGGGGTTTTTCTTCCCATCAATAGACTTCATTCAGAGAAAAGAGCCAAACAAAGATGCCTTGTTAGTGTatatccctgtccctgcttccTGACTAAATGAGACATCAGCACTCATTCCCAGATTTCCCAAGGAATCCCTGCACTAGCCTGGCAGATCTGAGCTCTGACAGGGACAGGTCAGAAAGGCACAGGAGTCAGACCAAGGTCGGACAGCCCGCTCCTGAAAACATTCTTCCCAGGGATACAGAGGACTGAAGGGTTAATATTTTCACATGtaattttataagaaaaatcacagaaatcctagaaaaactGCAAATTTCAATTGGTTATTTTGTGCCTTTAGGTGATCTGTGATGGGTTCTCCAGCTTCACACAAACACCTGTGTGTGCAGTGCCAGTTCATGCCATGCAGCATTAGCACAAATCCCAGAGGATCTGGACCCACAGGAACTCATTGGCTGTCAAaggaaaccccaaacccacttGTTCTTCACATTAGCCTTATGCTGAGGTGGTACATCCTGCTGCAGACGtgtttaataaaatacataaaggtCAAACTGGAGGTGATTGCACAatgacagagctgaaaaaatgctaaaatagaGGAAGCTAAAGGATTACAAACccattttctgcagtgctttttgAACCACAGCAAGACATGCAAGGGCCAACTGAGCCCCAGTTTCAATCCTGAGCCAACAGGCTCAGTTTCAATCCTGAGCACCAAAGACACTCAGATGGAGTGTGCTAGTGTGGCTGTGCAGCAAGATGACCTTTAGAAAGCTACACTAAtgtaaaatagataaaaaaatgaGACCAATTTTCACAGATGAAAACCCAGTGCTACCCACCAAACCCACTAAGAGTTCCATTACCTTCAAAAACTGAGTAGGTTTCCTGAGTGGATGAATCCATCTGCACAGCTTTACCTGGATTCATCCAGCTTCACAGCTTTACCTGGATGGATCTGGCTGCTCAGCTTTACCTGGATGCATCCAGCTACACTTTAGCTGGATGGATGGATCCATCTGCACAGCTTTACCTGGGCAGATCCAGCTGCTCAGTTTTACCTGGATGGACCCAGATGCACATCTTCACCTGGACAGATCTAGCTGCATACTTTTATCTGGGATAGATCCATCTGCTCACCTTTACCTGGATGCATCCAGCTGCTCACCTTTACCTGGCTCTGGACCTGGTGCACACCATgtttggctgcagcagctgtgggagccctgcctgccctcccagcccacaTCTCTCCCTCCCACATGGGCCCCACTCAGAGGGTGAACTTTATATTgagccataaaaaaaaaaaaaagcacttgttGCCTTATATAACCCCACAAAGAGCACAAATAAGGCTTCATCAGCACCAATAATATCTAACTGCTGAGTAAGGGTTTTCCTTAGGAAACAGGTTTgtactttattttctctaaaggTAGGTTGATGAAATAAGACTGGCCAAGAGGGTCAGGTGTTTGCTGAAACGCAGAACCTGCCCAACTAGTATTTAAGATccccaaaatgcaaaactcTGATCATGTACaattaaatgcaaagaaaatactaTGGAAACATATGCTTGCTTAAATTACCACAAGAAAGgattcaatattttttaatcaaagacAAATTTAAGAGGATGAC
Encoded proteins:
- the IKZF3 gene encoding zinc finger protein Aiolos isoform X3 is translated as MHPSHWSSLKLGKTNVFYSQPGMDLSNPQEQPIAAEEHEDLTDCNLNKSQEMESMDNVEDMKEHNQSNEEAGVEKPYKCEFCGRSYKQRSSLEEHKERCRTYLQNAGMCEAASVEARHIKAEMGTERALVLDRLASNVAKRKSSMPQKFIGEKRPTFDVNYNSSFLYEKESEMMHGRMMDQAINNAITYLGAEALRPLVQTPPAPTAEMVPVISSLYPLPLPRADVPNGTVLEAEKSHGHLRDKSLSSDRGLSPNNSGHDSTDTDSNHEERPNPTFHQSQVISAPTRNGLQALKDFPRPYDIIKPPAICPRDAFKVINKEGEAIGVYRCDHCRVLFLDYVMFTIHMGCHGFRDPFECNVCGYRSHDRYEFSSHIARGEHRVVLK